A genomic segment from Asterias amurensis chromosome 6, ASM3211899v1 encodes:
- the LOC139938947 gene encoding serine/threonine-protein kinase ULK2-like isoform X1 yields MENVGDFEYNKKDLIGHGAFAVVFRGKRKQRADEVVAIKCINKKKLSKSQTMPEKEIEILKDLHHENVVSLLHFKETSSSMFLVMEYCNGGDLADYLHAKGTLSEDTIRFFLRQMASAMEVLHNKGIIHRDLKPQNLLLAHRGKKTPPPSEIRIKIADFGFARFLEEDMMAATLCGSPLYMAPEVIMSQQYDGKADLWSLGTILFQCLTGSAPFKASNPQELKKFYQRAKHVTPDIPSGTSKELKDLLLRLLQRNQNNRIEFDAFFSHPFLGKKVQSTSTSTPMPVPSRTYSYVADSPERRTISVSPLSGNMPISSPEDQPPRKHRSSSSQSDTSRGGNVSSSPDKYGTGTPQSITSLDNEIVEGDFVLVSSNVQCTGFEQSPKSRQFDRLRSISDPPVVPRHRSIPSPSSPVAMYATQASGGQSPTGGSQSPNGRPTSLPIATGSSGRPRSSPNRQNPPGIKMTPPASTPSPHSAISPSKTSPQGAHQLQFGKLPSPVAAVGLASPISCPSGSPGPGVHHRVSGSRTQASPSPPLFRFPIGSYSPPLSDSGSSGPMQSVGAHKWSPPSVKRQSSGSPARRKTVSSPARISPLAFTNPSALPTILGSPTKRVGSVESNMRLEDTIIEAPLSAPFARPQRTKTFSGAIGGYDEACSPKETAVFPRSASSSRLDQYSLKAAFESLGKSPAGSFDGLSAISLATSPPTNPMFYIGSTSRRNSALQSEGSPSSQSPIPYAASPPNMMGPIMFVAPELPEETLLEPEHNETVDRLSVILGIVDAINEVAKQRSDPLAESVYGVETDIGTGDQVCFVSEGYRRAEQLVLYARSLELLSASLDMAKTEILADRLKPSNTVRNVVTALNERYHHCLGRCRVLYDKNMSRARTVERDRFMITADKLMYSYAIDLCQSTGLDELFGNPQECVSRYHTAQMLLRGLCLQAATDSDRDLLLTYKQLLDQRILHLERKSNPSLHPLTT; encoded by the exons CAAAAGGCACTCTGAGCGAAGATACAATACGATTCTTCTTACGACAGATGG CGTCTGCTATGGAGGTACTGCACAACAAGGGCATCATACACCGAGACCTCAAGCCCCAGAATTTGTTACTCGCCCATCGAGGCAAAAAGACACCACCTCCTTCGGAAATCAGAATCAAAATAG cTGATTTTGGATTTGCCCGGTTTCTAGAGGAAGACATGATGGCAGCAACATTGTGTGGATCGCCTCTTTACATG GCGCCAGAAGTAATTATGTCACAGCAGTATGATGGTAAGGCTGACCTTTGGAGTCTGGGTACCATACTCTTCCAATGTCTAACAGGGTCTGCGCCGTTCAAAGCTTCCAACCCACAGGagttgaagaaattctaccagCGAGCAAAGCATGTCACACCAGA TATTCCTTCTGGAACATCCAAGGAACTGAAAGATCTCCTTCTTCGACTTTTACAAAGAAACCAGAATAATAGAATAGAATTTG ATGCATTCTTCAGTCATCCATTTCTAGGAAAGAAAGTGCAATCTACCTCAACAT CCACCCCAATGCCAGTACCAAGCAGGACTTACAGCTACGTAGCAGACTCCCCCGAGAGACGTACCATCTCTGTCTCTCCTCTCTCCGGTAACATGCCTATATCATCCCCTGAAGACCAACCTCCAAGGAAACACCGCTCCTCATCCTCTCAGAGCGACACTAGTCGTGGGGGCAATGTGTCCAGCTCACCCGATAAATACGGGACTGGCACGCCACAGAGTATCACTTCCCTGGACAACGAGATAGTGGAAGGG GATTTCGTTTTAGTTTCTTCAAATGTTCAAT GCACAGGGTTTGAGCAGTCACCAAAGAGTAGACAGTTTGATCGTCTGcggtcaatcag TGACCCTCCTGTAGTACCCCGGCATAGGTCCATCCCTTCTCCCTCCTCCCCTGTTGCCATGTATGCTACGCAAGCATCAGGGGGTCAGTCGCCTACTGGTGGAAGTCAGTCTCCAAATGGGAG GCCGACAAGTCTTCCTATAGCTACGGGATCATCTGGCAGGCCCAGATCAAGTCCCAATCGGCAGAATCCCCCAGGGATTAAGATGACGCCACCTGCTTCTACCCCAAGTCCACATAGTGCAATAAGTCCTTCCAAAACATCCCCACAG GGTGCCCACCAGCTTCAGTTTGGCAAGTTACCGAGTCCAGTTGCAGCAGTTGGATTAGCCTCACCCATCAGTTGCCCTTCAGGATCACCAG GTCCTGGTGTTCATCATAGGGTGTCTGGCAGCCGGACGCAAGCCTCGCCCTCCCCGCCCCTCTTCCGCTTCCCAATTGGTTCTTATTCTCCACCACTGTCTGATAGCGGGTCATCAGGCCCCATGCAATCAGTAGGAGCTCACAAATGGTCCCCGCCATCAGTCAAGCGCCAAAGTTCAGGCTCACCGGCAAGAAGGAAAA CAGTGTCCTCTCCAGCAAGGATATCCCCTCTGGCTTTTACCAACCCCTCTGCCCTGCCGACAATATTGGGATCACCCACTAAAAGAGTTGGAAGCGTGGAATCCAATATGAGATTGGAAGATACTATTATTGAAGCA CCATTGAGTGCCCCCTTTGCCAGACCCCAGCGTACCAAGACATTCTCTGGTGCTATAGGTGGCTATGATGAAGCCTGTTCCCCGAAGGAGACAGCAGTCTTCCCTCGTAGTGCAAGCTCAAGCAGGCTAGACCAGTACTCACTCAAAGCTGCCTTTGAGAGCCTTGGGAAGTCTCCTGCAGGAAGCTTTGATGGACTGTCAG CTATATCTCTTGCCACAAGTCCACCGACCAATCCAATGTTCTATATTGGTAGTACATCACGACGCAACTCGGCCTTGCAGTCTGAGGGTTCACCCTCCAGTCAAAGCCCCATTCCATATGCTGCCTCGCCTCCCAACATGATGGGTCCAATCATGTTTGTTGCTCCTGAGCTACCGGAGGAAACCCTACTTGAG CCGGAGCATAATGAGACAGTTGACCGTCTCAGCGTCATTCTTGGCATTGTAGATGCCATCAATGAGGTAGCAAAGCAGAGGAGTGACCCGTTAGCTGAGTCAGTGTATGGGGTTGAGACGGATATCGGAACAGGGGATCAAGTCTGCTTTGTCAGTGAGGGATACAG GAGAGCAGAGCAGTTAGTGTTATATGCTAGGTCGTTAGAACTTCTCTCCGCCTCACTGGACATGGCCAAAACTGAAATCCTGGCTGATCGGCTTAAACCATCAAACACTGTGCGAAATG TTGTGACTGCACTGAATGAACGCTACCACCACTGTCTAGGTCGCTGCAGGGTCCTCTATGATAAGAACATGAGTAGGGCACGCACTGTGGAGAGAGATAGGTTTATGATTACAGCAGACAAACTCATGTACAGCTATGCAATAGATCTGTGTCAGAGCACAGGGCTGGATGAACTATTCGGTAACCCACAGGAG tGTGTAAGTCGTTATCACACTGCTCAGATGCTCCTGCGTGGATTATGTCTCCAAGCTGCAACAGACAGTGACAGGGACCTCCTTCTAACAT ATAAACAGCTTCTGGATCAACGGATACTCCACCTGGAGCGAAAGTCTAACCCTTCCTTGCATCCATTGACAACGTGA
- the LOC139938947 gene encoding serine/threonine-protein kinase ULK2-like isoform X2, with protein MENVGDFEYNKKDLIGHGAFAVVFRGKRKQRADEVVAIKCINKKKLSKSQTMPEKEIEILKDLHHENVVSLLHFKETSSSMFLVMEYCNGGDLADYLHAKGTLSEDTIRFFLRQMASAMEVLHNKGIIHRDLKPQNLLLAHRGKKTPPPSEIRIKIADFGFARFLEEDMMAATLCGSPLYMAPEVIMSQQYDGKADLWSLGTILFQCLTGSAPFKASNPQELKKFYQRAKHVTPDIPSGTSKELKDLLLRLLQRNQNNRIEFDAFFSHPFLGKKVQSTSTSTPMPVPSRTYSYVADSPERRTISVSPLSGNMPISSPEDQPPRKHRSSSSQSDTSRGGNVSSSPDKYGTGTPQSITSLDNEIVEGDFVLVSSNVQCTGFEQSPKSRQFDRLRSISDPPVVPRHRSIPSPSSPVAMYATQASGGQSPTGGSQSPNGRPTSLPIATGSSGRPRSSPNRQNPPGIKMTPPASTPSPHSAISPSKTSPQGAHQLQFGKLPSPVAAVGLASPISCPSGSPGPGVHHRVSGSRTQASPSPPLFRFPIGSYSPPLSDSGSSGPMQSVGAHKWSPPSVKRQSSGSPARRKMSSPARISPLAFTNPSALPTILGSPTKRVGSVESNMRLEDTIIEAPLSAPFARPQRTKTFSGAIGGYDEACSPKETAVFPRSASSSRLDQYSLKAAFESLGKSPAGSFDGLSAISLATSPPTNPMFYIGSTSRRNSALQSEGSPSSQSPIPYAASPPNMMGPIMFVAPELPEETLLEPEHNETVDRLSVILGIVDAINEVAKQRSDPLAESVYGVETDIGTGDQVCFVSEGYRRAEQLVLYARSLELLSASLDMAKTEILADRLKPSNTVRNVVTALNERYHHCLGRCRVLYDKNMSRARTVERDRFMITADKLMYSYAIDLCQSTGLDELFGNPQECVSRYHTAQMLLRGLCLQAATDSDRDLLLTYKQLLDQRILHLERKSNPSLHPLTT; from the exons CAAAAGGCACTCTGAGCGAAGATACAATACGATTCTTCTTACGACAGATGG CGTCTGCTATGGAGGTACTGCACAACAAGGGCATCATACACCGAGACCTCAAGCCCCAGAATTTGTTACTCGCCCATCGAGGCAAAAAGACACCACCTCCTTCGGAAATCAGAATCAAAATAG cTGATTTTGGATTTGCCCGGTTTCTAGAGGAAGACATGATGGCAGCAACATTGTGTGGATCGCCTCTTTACATG GCGCCAGAAGTAATTATGTCACAGCAGTATGATGGTAAGGCTGACCTTTGGAGTCTGGGTACCATACTCTTCCAATGTCTAACAGGGTCTGCGCCGTTCAAAGCTTCCAACCCACAGGagttgaagaaattctaccagCGAGCAAAGCATGTCACACCAGA TATTCCTTCTGGAACATCCAAGGAACTGAAAGATCTCCTTCTTCGACTTTTACAAAGAAACCAGAATAATAGAATAGAATTTG ATGCATTCTTCAGTCATCCATTTCTAGGAAAGAAAGTGCAATCTACCTCAACAT CCACCCCAATGCCAGTACCAAGCAGGACTTACAGCTACGTAGCAGACTCCCCCGAGAGACGTACCATCTCTGTCTCTCCTCTCTCCGGTAACATGCCTATATCATCCCCTGAAGACCAACCTCCAAGGAAACACCGCTCCTCATCCTCTCAGAGCGACACTAGTCGTGGGGGCAATGTGTCCAGCTCACCCGATAAATACGGGACTGGCACGCCACAGAGTATCACTTCCCTGGACAACGAGATAGTGGAAGGG GATTTCGTTTTAGTTTCTTCAAATGTTCAAT GCACAGGGTTTGAGCAGTCACCAAAGAGTAGACAGTTTGATCGTCTGcggtcaatcag TGACCCTCCTGTAGTACCCCGGCATAGGTCCATCCCTTCTCCCTCCTCCCCTGTTGCCATGTATGCTACGCAAGCATCAGGGGGTCAGTCGCCTACTGGTGGAAGTCAGTCTCCAAATGGGAG GCCGACAAGTCTTCCTATAGCTACGGGATCATCTGGCAGGCCCAGATCAAGTCCCAATCGGCAGAATCCCCCAGGGATTAAGATGACGCCACCTGCTTCTACCCCAAGTCCACATAGTGCAATAAGTCCTTCCAAAACATCCCCACAG GGTGCCCACCAGCTTCAGTTTGGCAAGTTACCGAGTCCAGTTGCAGCAGTTGGATTAGCCTCACCCATCAGTTGCCCTTCAGGATCACCAG GTCCTGGTGTTCATCATAGGGTGTCTGGCAGCCGGACGCAAGCCTCGCCCTCCCCGCCCCTCTTCCGCTTCCCAATTGGTTCTTATTCTCCACCACTGTCTGATAGCGGGTCATCAGGCCCCATGCAATCAGTAGGAGCTCACAAATGGTCCCCGCCATCAGTCAAGCGCCAAAGTTCAGGCTCACCGGCAAGAAGGAAAA TGTCCTCTCCAGCAAGGATATCCCCTCTGGCTTTTACCAACCCCTCTGCCCTGCCGACAATATTGGGATCACCCACTAAAAGAGTTGGAAGCGTGGAATCCAATATGAGATTGGAAGATACTATTATTGAAGCA CCATTGAGTGCCCCCTTTGCCAGACCCCAGCGTACCAAGACATTCTCTGGTGCTATAGGTGGCTATGATGAAGCCTGTTCCCCGAAGGAGACAGCAGTCTTCCCTCGTAGTGCAAGCTCAAGCAGGCTAGACCAGTACTCACTCAAAGCTGCCTTTGAGAGCCTTGGGAAGTCTCCTGCAGGAAGCTTTGATGGACTGTCAG CTATATCTCTTGCCACAAGTCCACCGACCAATCCAATGTTCTATATTGGTAGTACATCACGACGCAACTCGGCCTTGCAGTCTGAGGGTTCACCCTCCAGTCAAAGCCCCATTCCATATGCTGCCTCGCCTCCCAACATGATGGGTCCAATCATGTTTGTTGCTCCTGAGCTACCGGAGGAAACCCTACTTGAG CCGGAGCATAATGAGACAGTTGACCGTCTCAGCGTCATTCTTGGCATTGTAGATGCCATCAATGAGGTAGCAAAGCAGAGGAGTGACCCGTTAGCTGAGTCAGTGTATGGGGTTGAGACGGATATCGGAACAGGGGATCAAGTCTGCTTTGTCAGTGAGGGATACAG GAGAGCAGAGCAGTTAGTGTTATATGCTAGGTCGTTAGAACTTCTCTCCGCCTCACTGGACATGGCCAAAACTGAAATCCTGGCTGATCGGCTTAAACCATCAAACACTGTGCGAAATG TTGTGACTGCACTGAATGAACGCTACCACCACTGTCTAGGTCGCTGCAGGGTCCTCTATGATAAGAACATGAGTAGGGCACGCACTGTGGAGAGAGATAGGTTTATGATTACAGCAGACAAACTCATGTACAGCTATGCAATAGATCTGTGTCAGAGCACAGGGCTGGATGAACTATTCGGTAACCCACAGGAG tGTGTAAGTCGTTATCACACTGCTCAGATGCTCCTGCGTGGATTATGTCTCCAAGCTGCAACAGACAGTGACAGGGACCTCCTTCTAACAT ATAAACAGCTTCTGGATCAACGGATACTCCACCTGGAGCGAAAGTCTAACCCTTCCTTGCATCCATTGACAACGTGA